The DNA window GAGTCCTTGCAGTTCCAGTTTCCGGTCCTCTAGGGTATGCATAAGGTCTTTAATGACAGAAAGGGTCTGTGCCACCTCAGGCTTGGTCGCTGTGCGAATCTTGAAGTTCCGATACGTGTGGAATTCATGAGAACGCTCACCAAACGTCTGTCGCAGGCATTCACGAAATTGCAGCTCGGCTTTGCTCTGCGCCGCATCACGATAAGGGAATCCCTCTTGACTGATGTCATTGATTGCCGCCAGAACTTCCTGAAACTTGTTGATTCCGTGTGTGATCTCATCGATGAGAGCGGTTTTCGATCGTGACCGTTGATGTTCTGCTGTGCGTGCTCGTGCCATGGCTGTGTGAAAAAAGTCTAGCCGAGGGGGTACGGCATGACAAGAAAACACCAAATTTTGACGAGGTGTGCTGTCACGTCCCAGACTGCGGACCATGAGCAAGACTTATCGAAACATCGAGTTTACGAGTTTAGATGACGACGGAGGATCGAGGTAGCAACGGATGGAAAGCCTTCGTCTACTCCTACGGATATCTGCCGGAGAAAGGCTACGGATTGATGAAGATAGAACGTCCGTCGCATTGGTCGGATGAGAGGGAACAGCGGTATATCATCAGTATACCTGCCTCGCGTCAATCCCGCCCATCCCGCGCTATTCGATTCCGCACATTCCGGTTGACGCATACGCCCTCTTGTTTTGATCCGGCGTCGATCTCAGGGAAGTCGTGGGAGCAACGTATGAACAAACCGCGCTCGCGCAATCGAGACAGTTGTTCCTATCGAGAACAGGTTGTCTCTTCCTGCAGATATCGCGCCGACAGACATCATGTTATCGGAGGGCCGTCCGCTCCACAAGGTCCAGCTCTTTCAATTCTCATCACATGTCTGTGGCGGTGTCCAGGCAGAAGAATAGGTATTGCACAGTTAGTTTGCATGCCAGGTGGTCGAATTATTCAATCCGGAGAGAGAGCCTCGGTTGTAAAGTGGGGAAATCTTTGGAAGAAGGAGGTCACCATGAAGCGCACAAGCCTTTCGTTGAGCATTGCCGTGTTCTGTCTTGTCGCAAGCGCATGTCAGCGTACGTCGGATGTGATCCCCGATCAGTTGGAGGGACGTGTCGATCGGCATCTCCGTTACGTTGATATCAAGGACCATCCTGAGACCTATCAAGGAAAGCTTATGCTGGCGGGCGGCAAGGTGTTGTCGGCAAAGCGGATGCAAGACAGGATATGGATCGAGGTGCTGCAGATTCCGCTGTCCGAAGAGTTGATTCCCTCCGGGCCTGACACCGAGTCGAAAGGCCGGTTCGTCATCATCGATCGTGGCGATCAGGTGCCGGATTCGGCTGTGCTTAATGACAAGGAGAAACGCGTGACTGTTGTCGGAGAAGTGCTCGGCACGACCACTATACAAATCGGCGATGTCAATCGGCAAGTTCCTGAGCTAGTCATTAAACACATCACCGTCTGGGATTGGGATCACATGAAGGGTGGGTATGGTCCGTACTATAGCTACGGCGATCCCATTCCACAGGAATACCGTGGATACTACGGAGGGTCCTATTATTGGTAGCGTATGAAGCCGCGCTCGATTGATGTGCCAGTGGAAGGATGGTACGCGGTGTACATTCGTCTCAAGTGTTCGACGCAAACCTTTGGTGCAGTCTGAAGAACCAAGATTGGAAGTTCGACAAGGAGGCGATATCTCATAATCACGCTCCCGATTGAACCCTTGACTTGAGGGCTGGTTCGACTCGGAAGTTTTGGGCACCGAGAGCGTGGCGCCGGATCACGTCGCGCTGCCCGCTGCAGGCCGTATCACCTTCTTCGTCTGATGCAGTTCCGGGTTTCATTCCTTCCGCCGATTCTGAGGATCGATGCCCAGATTAATGCCCACGAACTGCCGGATGGCCCGCGAGTCGTGCAGCGCCTCCGACACCTAAAGGTTGAACCATTTTTGGAGACAATGGAGGCGCAGCCCAGCGGCGGACGCCATGACCCACAGCCTCGGGATAGACCGACGCCATCGCGGCAGCAAGTTCCGTCCACGACACGACAGGGTTCATCTCGTCGAGAAACCGGTCCAGGCGGGTAGGTGTGCGAGGCTGTTCAAACATGACCTCGGCAAACGTCTGTGGTTGCATCGGGCGCCTCTTCGTCAGAGCTGGGCGACCCTTTAGCCCATCACGAGAAGAGAATAAATCAGACATGCACAAGGAAGACTACATTGGGTGCTGGTGCTGATGCTCGCCGTGCTCGCCGGTGTGCTGATGATCATGACGCCCCGCGTCGGTTCCATGGTCGTGAGCATGGGCATGCTCGTGAGCATGTTCGTGGTTGTGAGTCTGAGCCGATCCGTGCATGTGCTCATGGCTGTGAAGATGCGTATGAGAATGGGAGCCTTTCATAGCTAGTACTCCTTTCAAGCGAATGTTTTCTTCATAATACCACCCTTTCTCGAGTCATGGAATACAGCACGGTGTGTGGATTGCCGGACACAAGCCGGAAAAGATAGGGAAGTGTCACAATGCGGTAGTTGTGAGGGGAAAGGTCAGGGCCGGATTTGTGTGACCGGCGATCGCGACAGTTATCTGGGCGTGACAATTACAATGGTCCGATAAAAAGGTGCAGGGCACGAGCAAGTGCCACAGAGAAAATTTTACCGGTGGTGTTTATCCCACGCCATGGCCACGATAAGGCAATAGATAGCGCACGGATCAACCGAAGGAGACAGCAAGAGGGCTGTGGTGTTTATCTGGCGCCGCTAAGAAGCAGGCTGCGTCTGATGAGACGCCAGTGCGAGCGCGATTGGTACCAAAATACAGGAAAGCCGAAGAGGTTTATCCGTGTGCAATAATTACGATAGGACGATAAAGAGCGCATGGTACGCTCTGTAATAGAGTTTGGATTACTGGTGGTTTCTATCCGCGGGGCTTGATTACGATAAACATCAAAATAGCCTCGCGGTTCAACCGAAGGTTGGTATGGTGCCCCCGATACGAATTGAACGTACGACCCGCGGTTTAGGAAACCGCTGCTCTATCCAACTGAGCTACGGGGGCGTAGCCGTAGTTTCATTGGTTTGTGGTTCCCTGTCAAGCCCGTTACTCACTTCGGTTCCAGTTTCAGCCACGGATAGGATCAGCGTCAATCGGAAATTGGTGAAAGAGAGCTGTCGCTGGTGGTAGCGTAGGCATGCCTGGAGATAAGGAGTTTTCGAGCCCTTGCGACGGATGCACGAAGGCAAGAAGGTAGCTGCTTCTGGAGGTCTTATGCGGTACCTGTTGCAGCTGATAGTCATGGCTTTGGTCTGGGGGAATATCGAGGGAGCTCAAGCGCTTGATGCGGGGAGCCGGGAATCCTTAAGAGGGATCTCTGGAGTGGGGGTGGTGGTTGAGGATATCAGTCCCGATGCCTCCGCCGATAGTCTCTCGCAAGATGCGATCCGAACAGCGGTCGAGCTGATCCTCCGCTCAAAAGGCATTCGAGTCCTCACGAACGTAGAAAGAACACGTTTGGAATCAGCGCCGTATCTCTAAATCAATGTCAACATGCTGAAGGAGGAGCTAGGGTTGTACGCCTATGCTGTAAACGTGGATCTCAAGCAAGTAGTTGGCTTGTTGTCGAGGAGGGGAGCGCAGGCCTGGGGGGCCACCTGGTCTGCGAGTGTTGTTGGGGCGGTGGGGGAAGCGAATGTGCGCCAAATTATAGCCGATGCGGTCGAGCCTCTGGTCAAAGATTTTGCTGACGACTTCTTGTTGGTCAACCCACGATGAAGGGTGGCCTCTGGGGCATTAATCGACGAACCGCATAGATTTCACACCAACGAGGAGTCTGCCTTTCGTTTCGGTAGAGTAGTTCATGTTCACTCTCAAGGCTCTGTATAGGCGGGTATGGCTTCCAACGGAATTTCCTCTGTCACGACTTTCCCGTGCATCTCATACACATGGATGCAACGGTTGCTCATCGAGCGCAATATGGTAAACAGCCGATGGGCTGGAGCCGTTGGCATCGGAACGGAGGGACAGGGGCAGAGCAACGAAAATCCTTGCAGCGTCAAGTGTCCCACCGATTCGATCATGCGGTCCGTAAGCCGCCTGACCTCGTGATCTGTCAGGCCGCCGGCACATAGGGTTTCAAGAAGGCCGGATATCACTGCCGTGCGAGCTTGATAACGCTCCAAGGCGCCAACCAAACACTGAGACATCAGCCGTTCCAATTGCCGCGCACTGAAGGCTCGAGCCACATGGATCATCGCCAGCACTTTCCGAGGCTGTTGCCGGCGGCTGCGAGCCAGTCTTCCGATGATGAACGCATCGAACGCGTGGATTCCATCCAGAAACACGACTGGCTGCCCGGACAGGGCGCGGTCGACGAGAACTTGTGAGGCGATTCGTGAGGCAGCCGGATGACCATACAACACAGTCAGCCGATCAGACGGATTCAGTGGAACCACATGGATGGAGGGACCTTCTGTTTCAGCTTTCGCAGGCCTGGACCGTGACGAGAGTTGGTGACGGAGACTTTCCCAGCCTGTGACCGGCACCTGAGCAGTTCCTCCTCTCGCTTCTGTGCCTCTCATACCACGGCCTTCTCCTATCCGCAGCATCCGCCGGCAAATACCTGCCGCTGTCGGTATGCATTCCAGCAGGTTGGACAAAGCTGGACCGTGGAATGTGTAAAGCCGTCGATCGATTCCATCCGCCGTTCGATCACGATTCCACAATCAGAACAGGGTCCTGTCGTCGTTGATGGTGAGCTATGTTCTTGGACCGTCATGACTCGCCAGCTTTGTATTCGAACGTATATGTTGATTGCAAACTGTCGACATGAACCGGCTTCTCGGCTTGGATCGCATGACGCTTCGAAAATGGCCTACGAGCAATTCTATAGTGCTTAGTTGCAATCCCCACTGGATGCTCTGCAATCTATTGTCCAGTGCTGCCACCGTTCTTTCTAAATCCATCAAGTGGTCTTTTATTAGGGTTGTTCGCTCTGTTGCGATCATCGTTGCTCCTTTCGTGTGACTAGACGGCGCAATGCCGAATGACGCCGATGACAATGCCTTCGATATGAAACTCGTCCGATGGCCGGACGATAATCGGCTGCATCTGGTCGTTGGCCGGATGAAGTTCAATGCGCCCATTCTTCTTGAAATATGTCTTAATTGTGGCTTCGCGATTGACCAAGGCGACGACGGTTTGTCCGTTTTTAGCCGTTTCCTGTTTGCGCACGACTACCAGATCGCCGGGCAAAATCCCGTCAGCTTTCATTGACTCGCCCTTTATCTTTAGGGCGAAAGTCTCACCGCCTCGCAGCATGCTCGGTGGTATATCCACGAGTTCCGATTGCGACACCGGCTCGATGGGTGAGCCGGCTGCGACCAGGCCGGCCATGGGAATCTCGGTTTTCCGTCGCAATTGATCCAGCACAACGGAGACAACACCGGGAATCTTCCTCATGCCGGCCTCATACCGCGCCACTGATACCCGCGTGGTGTGCAAGACATCAGCAAGTTGCTGCTGTGTGAGCCCTAATCCTTCTCGAACCCGTTTAAGGTCCCTAGGCTTTAACATGTAACCATTGGTAACATGCCTGCCGCTTCTCTGTCAAGTAGGGCTCAGACGATCGGAAGACTTTGTCATAGAACGTTTCGGATCAGCTGGAAATGTTGATCAATCGAAGGATTTTCGGAAAGGGAGGTCAAGCCCGTGAGGAGTTACGAGGAATGTCAAGTTCTCAGAAACTGGGTTTGTCACGTGACTTCATGATCCTCGGCTCCAAACAGAATAATCCTACGAGCTACGCAGTTGAGAAGGGGAACGAGAACTCAGTCAACTCCGCCTTCTCCACCCCTCGTTTGACCAAGGTGGAGACATCGATCAGGCGTTCGACCCTGTGCACATCGTCAAGGCGAGTTTTGGTACTCGGATGGGGAGGCACAAATAGCTTGCAACAGTCCTGGTCCGGCTCGATTGACGTCTCGTAGGTACCGAGACGTCTGGCTTCGTCGATGATCTCGCGTTTGTCCATGCCGATCAGTGGACGGAGGATCGGCAGCTCCGCTGCTTCTTCAATCGCACACAAATTTTGAGGCGTTTGAGAAGCCACTTGGCCCAGGCTATCGCCGGTCGCTAACGCCCAACACTGCTCTCTTCTGGCCAATTCCTCGGCGATCCGTACCATCATTCGTCGGTAGAGCACGACGCGAAATGGAGCGGGCGTACTGAGGACGATTTCGCGTTGGATCTCTCCAAAGGGAATCACATAGAGACGTGATTCGTATTGAAAGGTGGTGAGGTGTCGTACAAGGTCGTGAACTTTTTCTTCCGAAGCCCGGCTGACCAATGGTCGTCCCGAAAAATGGATGAAGGAAGCAAGGCAGCCACGCTTCACCATGCGATAGGCGGCTACAGGTGAGTCG is part of the Nitrospira sp. genome and encodes:
- a CDS encoding Slp family lipoprotein: MKRTSLSLSIAVFCLVASACQRTSDVIPDQLEGRVDRHLRYVDIKDHPETYQGKLMLAGGKVLSAKRMQDRIWIEVLQIPLSEELIPSGPDTESKGRFVIIDRGDQVPDSAVLNDKEKRVTVVGEVLGTTTIQIGDVNRQVPELVIKHITVWDWDHMKGGYGPYYSYGDPIPQEYRGYYGGSYYW
- the thiI gene encoding tRNA 4-thiouridine(8) synthase ThiI; its protein translation is MRCVIAHYHELALKGNNRDYFERCLVKNIRTALKDVGIRQVENLHSRIRIRLPLEASPEVVRDRLKLVCGIVNFSLGRVVPLELRDPNLGALTTAVLEEIRSQSFTTFRVTAKRADKRLTLTSMDIEKVLGAAVCNSTGKKVSLKNPDLTIYVELLSKEAFCSAEKIEGPGGMPVGVSGKIACLISGGIDSPVAAYRMVKRGCLASFIHFSGRPLVSRASEEKVHDLVRHLTTFQYESRLYVIPFGEIQREIVLSTPAPFRVVLYRRMMVRIAEELARREQCWALATGDSLGQVASQTPQNLCAIEEAAELPILRPLIGMDKREIIDEARRLGTYETSIEPDQDCCKLFVPPHPSTKTRLDDVHRVERLIDVSTLVKRGVEKAELTEFSFPFSTA
- the lexA gene encoding transcriptional repressor LexA, whose amino-acid sequence is MLKPRDLKRVREGLGLTQQQLADVLHTTRVSVARYEAGMRKIPGVVSVVLDQLRRKTEIPMAGLVAAGSPIEPVSQSELVDIPPSMLRGGETFALKIKGESMKADGILPGDLVVVRKQETAKNGQTVVALVNREATIKTYFKKNGRIELHPANDQMQPIIVRPSDEFHIEGIVIGVIRHCAV